A genomic region of Mesorhizobium sp. NZP2077 contains the following coding sequences:
- a CDS encoding adenylate/guanylate cyclase domain-containing protein, whose translation MNQATAQRRLAAILVADVVGYSRLMEADETGTLAALRVRRKGIVEPIVRENGGRIVKFMGDGVLVEFASAVNALRCALDMQKRMAESNENLADRKRIVLRIGVNLGEVVGEGSDIFGDGVNIAARLEGLSEPGGICISGKVYDEIRGKLDVSAIDMGEVALKNITRPVRAFRITSGITARRLVESREPVDSRPSIGVLPFTNMSGDQEQEYFADGITEDIITELARNRGLFVIARNSSFTFKGSSVDIADVGRKLGVRYVVEGSVRKDGKRVRITAQLIEAVTGSHVWAERYDRDLEDIFAVQDEVTRSIVAAVPGYVESDVVKASRSKPTESLGAYDRYLRGLVITNRWRNDDIPQAIAEFESAVKLDPTFARAHALLGQAHLRVYWQTLAPLALQSANQETELAVRLDGEDSRCLGIRGACLMLNRNFGEASETFQRALQLTPDDADLNDIVAYYLLCSGQASEAIERSLKTIRVSPLFLPGSLRETMGMAFMMTRQYEEAIKSFATISSPYYYIHVYMAGCLAKLGRLDEARAQGRLANELKPDWPSVDWGYQYTGEEYREHERELAHLAMDALVDRP comes from the coding sequence TGCTGACGTCGTCGGCTACTCGCGCCTCATGGAGGCAGACGAAACGGGCACTCTCGCGGCACTCAGAGTGCGGCGAAAGGGGATCGTCGAGCCGATTGTCCGTGAGAATGGTGGCCGAATTGTCAAGTTCATGGGCGATGGTGTGCTTGTGGAGTTCGCAAGCGCAGTGAATGCCTTGAGATGCGCCCTCGACATGCAGAAGCGGATGGCCGAGTCCAATGAAAATCTGGCTGATCGCAAAAGGATCGTGTTGCGAATTGGGGTAAATCTTGGCGAGGTAGTTGGTGAGGGGTCAGACATTTTTGGCGATGGGGTGAACATCGCCGCTCGCCTGGAAGGTTTGTCGGAGCCGGGTGGCATCTGCATTTCCGGAAAGGTTTATGACGAAATTCGGGGCAAACTCGACGTCTCAGCCATAGACATGGGCGAGGTTGCGCTCAAGAACATTACTCGGCCGGTAAGAGCCTTCCGCATCACGTCTGGGATTACCGCAAGACGGCTAGTCGAGTCGCGGGAACCTGTCGATAGCCGGCCGTCGATTGGAGTTCTGCCGTTCACCAACATGAGTGGCGATCAGGAGCAGGAGTACTTCGCCGACGGCATCACAGAGGACATTATCACCGAACTGGCGCGAAATCGTGGGCTGTTCGTGATCGCACGGAATTCGTCCTTTACGTTCAAGGGGAGCTCCGTAGACATCGCCGACGTCGGCCGAAAGCTCGGCGTGCGCTATGTTGTCGAGGGCAGCGTCCGCAAAGACGGCAAGCGTGTGCGCATCACAGCCCAGTTGATAGAGGCAGTAACTGGGAGCCACGTCTGGGCGGAGCGTTATGATCGTGACTTGGAAGATATCTTTGCCGTTCAAGACGAGGTGACCAGAAGCATCGTCGCGGCCGTTCCGGGGTATGTTGAATCCGACGTCGTGAAAGCATCACGGAGCAAGCCTACCGAAAGCTTGGGCGCGTATGATCGCTATCTGCGCGGCTTAGTAATCACAAACCGCTGGCGCAATGACGACATCCCCCAGGCCATAGCGGAATTCGAAAGCGCAGTGAAACTGGACCCAACGTTCGCCCGCGCTCATGCTCTGTTGGGCCAGGCGCACCTGCGTGTCTACTGGCAAACACTGGCCCCGCTCGCGTTGCAATCAGCAAACCAAGAAACTGAACTCGCCGTGCGACTCGACGGCGAGGATAGTAGGTGCTTGGGTATTCGGGGGGCGTGTCTTATGCTCAACAGGAACTTCGGCGAGGCGTCTGAAACTTTCCAACGTGCCCTCCAACTGACACCTGATGACGCCGATCTCAATGACATAGTGGCGTACTACCTGCTTTGCTCGGGACAGGCGAGCGAGGCTATCGAGAGATCGCTCAAAACTATCCGCGTCAGTCCGCTGTTCCTTCCGGGATCTCTCCGTGAGACTATGGGCATGGCATTCATGATGACGCGACAGTACGAGGAGGCGATAAAGTCTTTCGCCACTATCAGCAGCCCCTATTACTATATCCACGTTTATATGGCCGGATGCCTGGCGAAGCTCGGGCGTCTCGATGAAGCGCGGGCGCAAGGCCGTCTGGCAAACGAACTCAAACCAGATTGGCCTAGTGTCGATTGGGGCTATCAGTACACAGGAGAAGAATATAGGGAGCACGAGCGCGAACTGGCCCACCTGGCGATGGACGCCCTGGTGGACCGACCTTAA